The genomic region GAAGCCTACCGGAATGCGATTTTCCTGGGACAAACCAGCGGCCGCCTGGTTGAATCTTTCGCTCACCGATATCCGTGGTGGTGGTATCTTCAGGTGCTGCCTCTTTTATTACTGCCCTGGTTGCTGGCAAAACCCTTGTGGACCGGTTTAAAAAAACTGACGCTGCAAGACCGTGGCGTTCGTTTTTGCGCCGCCTGGATCGTGCCGGTCTTTCTGGCTTTCTCTCTGGTCAGCGGCAAGCGCATCCATTACCTGTTGCCGTTGCTACCGGCTTTTATTCTGCTGGCGGCGCGGGCTGCGGACGAAACCGCCGAAGAGAAAGGGTGGGAAAGAGCTCACCGCCCGATCGTTACGATTTATGCCGTGCTGGGCCTGGTTCTGGCCTGCCTGCCCCGGTTGAACGATAAATTCCATTGGGCGCAAGACTTGTCATCGCTTTCGCCAGCGTGGGGCCTCCTGCTGCTCGCCAGTGCCGTCCTGTTGGGGCTAAGTAGAGCTGCCACCGCGGCGCAATCGGTTTTTCATGCCGCCGTCGCCTCAGCCGCCGCATTGATTCTTGTCTCCTGCGGTTTTTTCAGCCTGAAAGCCCGGAGTTTCGATACCACGGAAGCAGCTCGACAAATTTCCCGGCTCATGGCGGAACAAAAAGAGATCGCCTATTACGGCAGCAAGTACCACGGCCAGTATCATTTCAGCGGCCGTCTGATCCGCCCTATTTCGGTCATATCCCGCTATCAGGACCTCTACCGCTGGGCCCAAGGCCATCCCGACGCTTATATTATTGTCGACTACCGGGAAACCGACGCTTTACCGAAAACAATTTTCAGTTACAGCTATCCTTTCAAGAACCACAAGATCGGTGTAATGGCGGCAAAGGCGCTGCTGGAAAATCCAAATCTTGCAAACGAACTCCATCCTTTTTGATTCAGTTTCAGCCCGTACGGTTTTACTCCGAGCGCCGGCGCTCCGACGTGACGTGGAGCTTCGCAGTCGGCATGATTTGCCCGGGCGGCATAGATTGCCGAGTCTAGTTCGGCGCCGAATCAAAAAGACCTGAGGGGAATCTGCCCGATCAGACCGTTTTTCTTTCCTTAACCGAAGCCATGGCATGACGCCGAGCTAATCGTTCTGTTTTTTAAGCAGATTTTCGATCATGGGCCAGCCTTTCTCACGCCAGATTCTGACGCCGGCAGACACCATCCTTTTGCCCTGCTCGGCCAACGCCTTAAGATCCGTCAGAAAACTGCGCAGACGGGCCTTATTCTCTTCCGAAGTCATTTTTTCCCGCCATTGCAAATAGTGAGCGCCGATGCCGTCGATAAAAACCGGCCGGTAAAACCACATTTCGAGAATGGAAGTGACCCACATGAACAAAAAGGAGACGGCCATGCCCATACCGGCCAGAATGACCAGCCAGGCAAATAACGGATGTATTTTGGTCAGCCACCAGGACATGATATCGGCCAGCAGAAACCCGTAAGGCATGCCGATGGCGATGCATTTGTATTGAGTGGTCGTCGTTTCGGCGAAACTGAAAATCAAGCCGACGAACATAAAAATGAAACTGATGCCGAACAGATGGATGTGCGATACGCGAGTCAGGGACTGAAAGGTCGCGCCTTCATCCTGGGCCGTCAAAGCTTTCAACGGCTCGAAACGGCTAAAGTCCGGAATTCCCGCGGCGTCCTTGTTGTGGCACATAACGCAGCGGTTTTCGATGATTTTATCGACGCCGGACTCCTTATACTCGTCCGGGTCCGCGCCGTCTCTGACCCACTGGATAATGGCAAAGCGTTCGTTTTCAGGCGCGTTGTTCTTCATCGAACCGTTGAGCTTCGTTTCCAGAACGGTTCCCGAACGGTTTCCGTAATAACTGTAGACAATGTCGTCGATCGACAAACCGAATTTTCCGTCGGCCATACCGTGAGTGAACAATATTTGAACGAGCGCAACAAAATAACCGATGCCTACGGTGCACAAGTAACCGGTAAACAATACTTTTAGCGGGGTATCCTGATCTTTTAATGGCGTATATTTTGAAGTCATGTCACAGTCCTGTTTTATAAATTACTTTCCGCAATGGCCGATTGTTTTCAACCAGGCCGAAAAAACGGCAACTGTTGAAAATCAAGTCGATTAACGCGGTATTTCGGCACATCTTGCCGGAATTCGGCGCCGCTCAAACTCAGCCGGACCGAGCGGCGCTATTTGTTTTTGCGACGGAAAAACTTAAATTCGAATGCTATGGCGCGCCCTTTCGGGAGCATTGAGAAATTAAGCCGGAACCACGTCCGGCAAGCGTCCCGGCTATTTATTCAGGAACGAAGCGACTCATGATCGTTGCATTCCATTCCGATCGGCATCGGCCGATTACCTGCGATCGACTCGATGCGAACAAGTCAAGGAATAAAGGGAAATGGATTACTCGCCTTTATCTTAACATACTCTATTTTTCAGTATCATTGTTCGGGCTTAAAAATAGAGAGATTTAATTCAAAAAATATCCGAAGAGATTAAATTTTTTATTTCCACCGATTTCATTCAATGCAGAGTCTTCGCCTACAGCGAAGAGCGGCCGGCCCGATACGCGCGCATGAGCATCACGAATGCCAGAAAATCGTACAGGGAATGAATAATGATCGGTATCAGAAGGTTCCGGTGCCCCTCATAGTCCAGCGACGCCCCCAGATAGATTCCCACCAGCCCGGCCAATACCGCGTAAAGCGGGGTGACCGCATGCACCAGTCCGAAAATGACGTTGCTGGCGACAAGCCCGGTCAGTCCGCCCCACCGCGTCTCCAGCCAGGGCTGGACGACGCCGCGAAACAGGAGCTCTTCCGATATGCCGGCAATCAGGGCCAAAATGAACAGATCGGTCCAATGATAACGGTGCAGGCCCGGCCCCAGCGTTTCCAGCAACAAGCGCCTGATCTTTTTAAACGACTCTTTCTCTACGTGCTCCAGGGCCACAAACATTAAAAAAAGCGGAACGGTTCCCAGCATTCCATAAGCGATCGCCGATTCGGAAAAATAAATGTCGGCGAAAGGGTCTATATCGGCCATCCAGCCTAACAGGATCGCAACAAGAATCAACGAAGCTTCAAAAAGACAAGCCTTTACAAAAAAATCGCTCGGATTGAAGTGAAGTTTGTCCGTTTTTTTCATAATCTGCTAAACCGGCGCTGGAGCATGTCGGGCAATTTTGGTTAAAATGAGACAGAACCGGAGTTGTCTCTTATGCAATGTTATATTTATAAAAGCTCTAAAAAGCAGAATCTTTACCTGTACATTAAAAACAAGGACGATTTCTCAAGCGTTCCGGAAGCGCTCTTCGGCAGCCTGGGCAAGCTGGACCTGGTCCTCGAACTGGAGCTGACGCCGGAACGCAAATTAGCCAAGGAAGACCCCGAGAAAGTCATCGCCAGCCTCAATCAAAAAGGCTATTTTCTCCAGTTGCCCGCCACCGACGTACCGCCTCCCCTGCAATTGCAGTGATCCGTTCAACGAAAATCACATAACCCGGTTACGCCTTGGGCAGGGTCACCCCGGTCTGCCCCTGATATTTACCGCCTCTGTCCTTATAGGAGATTTCGCACACTTCATCGCTGCCGAAAAACAGCATCTGCGCGACCCCTTCATTGGCATAAATTTTAGCCGGTAACGTGGTGGTATTGGAAAACTCGAGGGTGACGTGACCTTCCCATTCCGGCTCGAGCGGCGTGACATTGACGATAATGCCGCAGCGCGCGTAGGTCGATTTCCCGAGGCAGATGGTCAGCACGTCCCGGGGAATCCGGAAATATTCGACGGTGCGCGCCAGCGCGAACGAATTCGGCGGAATAATGCAGACGTCCGACTTCACGTCGATAAAACTGTTCGAATCGAAATCTTTCGGGTCGACGATCGCCGAATTGATGTTGGTAAAAATCTTGAATTCATCGGAACAGCGCACGTCGTAGCCGTAGCTGGACGTGCCGAAAGAGATCACGCGCCCCCGCCCGGAGTCCCTGACCTGACCGCTTTCGAAAGGCTCGATCATGCCGTGTTGTTCCGCCATCCGGCGTATCCATTTATCCGATTTAATGCTCATGGAATAGTCAATACCTGCAATATCTAAAATAGGGTAATGTCCTCAATGCCCTGTATTTTCAAGAAGGAAAAGTCCGGAAGCCCGTACCCAGAAAGACCTCCTCTTGAAAAAAGCCGATAGCATCAAGATACCCGCAAAAATAAGGCCGTAAAACGGCGATTGTAACAAAGTCGATCACGACGGGCCACGAACTTGAGATCGGAACGAGCCTCGGCCAACCGGAAGGCGTGGTCTCGATAAAAACCTCAAAGGCTCAGCCGGATTTCATCGAAATTGCGCACCTCTCGGTGTTCGGCTTGCGAATCGGGCGCATCGCCCCTGGCCAGGCAGATTGTATGAAATCCCGCCGCCCCGGCCGCGTCCAGTTCCTCCTTGCTGTCGGATAGAAACAGGATCGTGTCCGGCTCACGGTCCAGTTGCCCGGCGATTTTACGATACGACTCAATCTCTTTCTTACCGCCGATCCGCGTGTCGAAATACCCCGAGAACAGAGGCGTCAGGTCGCCCTGTTCGGTATGGGAAAACAATAATTTCTGCGCCTGGACCGAACCGGACGAATACACGTACAATTCCAGCCCGCGGGCTTTCCAGGCTTTCAGATTGTCCATGGCATCCGGATACAAATGGCCGTGGAAGGCCCCGCGCGCATAGCCTTCTTCCCAGATCATGCCCTGCAATATTTTCAACGGCGTGATCTTTTTGTCTTCGTCCAGCCACTCGATCAACTGCGAAATCACTTGCTCCATCGTGACCTCGTCCCGGGAACGCGCCTGAATTTCCCGGCGCACCTCATCCAGTTGCCGCCGGACTTCGGCATCGCCGGCGTGCTCCCGGACAAATTCGGCCAGATGCGCCCGGGCATACGGAAACAGAACCTCTTTGACAAAAGACAACGAAGTCGTGGTGCCTTCGATGTCGGTAACGATCGCTTTAATCATGAGAGTGCGTTCACGTATTGGTCGAACGTCGGAAAGGATCGGGCGATCTCGCTGCCGGTAAAGCGGGCGATCCAGCCTTCGGGGGTCGTAAACAAACGAATGCATTTGAAAAAAGGACGTTCGCCCATGTCGAACCAATGCGTCGTATCCGCCGGCACGCTGATCAAATCGCCTTTTTCGCACAAGACGGCATAAACCTTGCCGCCTGCATGCAGATAAAACAGCCCGCGTCCGTCGATGAAAAAACGCACTTCGAAATCGTCGTGAACGTGCTCGGCCAGAAACTTCTGCCGGAACGCATCCTTGTCCGGATGGTCCGGATTCAGGCTGACCACGTCCACCGACTGAAAACCGTACTGCCGTTTCAATCGTTCGATGGCATCCTGATAGGCCAAAATAACAGCCTCCTGATCGGCGTCCGGAGCCAGTTCGCCATTGGCCGTCCAGCGCTCGAACTGCACGCCGATTCCGGCCAGCGAATCCCGGATCGAGGAAAAATCCGTCGTCGTTTCGCCCGAACCGGGCTCATTTTCAGCATAGACGGTTAAAGCACTCATAATCTATTGACTCCATTAAGTCGTAACTCGCAATCAAACATATAATCCAGCGCTTCCAGATGACGAAGCGCTGCGTCGACCGATTCGCCCCAGGTATAAAGGCCGTGCCCGGCAATGACATAAGCACGGCAATCGGCATGCCGGTCGATATAGCGGTCGACCTGCTCCGCCAGGCGGGGGATGTTCTGGTCGTTGGCAAAAATAGGCACGGTAATGCGGGTTTCATGCGTCGTGATGCCGCTCAAGGCCTTCAACAGCTCGTAATTTTCCAGCCGCAGCTCGTCTTTGAAAATCCTGGAAACCAGCATCGCATTGATCGAATGAGGATGCAGGACGCACTGCGCCGTCGGAAACCGCTTATACAATGAGGTATGAAGAAGCGTTTCGGCGGAGGGTCTTTTACCGTCCAGAGAGACGGCGTCGGCACTGATCAGCATGATGTCTTCCAATTGCAGACGGCCTTTGTGCCTGCCGGAAACCGTGATGGCGATCGTGCCGTCCGACAGGCGTACGGAAAAATTGCCGCTCGTGGCGGGCACCCATCCCTTGCTGTCGATAAAGCGTCCGGCCTCGCAAAGGGCCGTCGCCGCGTTGATAAAATCTTGACTGTAAATCATCTGGGACAAAAACCTCTCTTCCCTTGTCTGAATTGCCTTGAATCAGCCCGGTAAGATTATATGTTGATTCGCCTTAAGAAAGTAGAGCGCAATCCGAAACGGGGTGAAATTATTCGATTGAAAGAACCGTCCGGCCATGCATCAGGTACAAGCCGTGAAGGACTCTTCGCCGGGATAATTCCCGGATATTCTTACGGGCCCCCGTTAAACCGGCTATTATATTCATTCCACACAGCCGGAGATAACAAATCGCCGTCTTAAAAACTCCTCTCCGATTGATGAATAAAAAAATTCTTGTCGCTATTCTGGCCCTCGCCGCACTGTTCCTTGTCTATTATCTCATGATGCGCCCCAAACCGGTTGCGGTCGAAGTGGTCCGCATCGAGCCGGGCGAAGTCAAGGCCACCGTTTCCAATACTCGGGTCGGCACGGTCAAGGCTTGCCGGCGAGCCCTGCTGGCTCCGGCGACCGGCGGTGAAGTCGCCCGCATCCATGTCAAGGAAGGCGACACGGTCAAGCAGAACCAGTTGTTGATGGAAGTCTGGAATAAAGATTTAAAAGCCCAGCTCGAGCTGCAGGAAGCCCAAATCAGGGCCGACGAAGCCACTGCGGAACAAGTCTGCCAGCTCAAGGGCAGCGCCGAACGCGAGGCCCGGCGCATTTCCCTGCTGCAGCAGCACAATCAGATCGTCTCCGAAGAACAGGTCGACACCAAGGTGACCGGAGCCAAGGCCCAGCGCGCTTCCTGCCGGGCCGCCCAGGAAGCCGTTGCGGTCAGCCGGGCCAGCCGGAATGCGGTTCAGGCCGCCGTCGAAAAGACGCTGGTGCTGGCGCCCTTCGACGGCACCGTCGCCGAAATCAACGTCGAACTGGGCGAGTTCGTGACGCCTTCGCCGACCGGCATCGCTACGCTGCCCGCCATCGATTTACTCGACGTCAGTTGCCTGTACGTGTCCGCTCCGATCGATGAGGTCGATGCGCCGCAAATCAAGACCGGCATGCCGGCCTGCGTCTCGCTGGATGCCTTTCCCGACAAGCGCTGCTCCGGCTCGGTCAGCCGTATTGCGCCCTACGTTCTGGAAAAGGAAAAACAGGCGCGCACCGTCGAGGTGGAAGTCAAACTGACCGATCCCGGCGAGCTTCGGGATCTTTTGCCCGGTTACAGCGCGGACATCGAAATATTGCTCGCCAGCAAGCCCCGCGCGTTACGAGTCCCCGCCGAAGCCGTGCTGGAGCAAAACAAGGTCCTGGTGATGGAAGAGGACGGCTTGCTGGTGGAGCGCCGCTTTACCCGGGGGCTGGCCAATTGGAGCACCGTGGAGGTGCTATCGGGACTTCAGGCCGGCGACCGGGTGGTCCTGTCCGTCGGTCAGGAAGGCGTCCATGCCGGAGCTTATGCGGTAGCGAAAAATGATCCGGCTTGAAAATATCCACCGCTCCTTTCGGGTCGGCGAGCAAACGGTTCATGCGCTGAACGGTATCAACCTGACCATTGCCAAGGGTGAGTACGTTTCGGTTATGGGCCCCTCGGGCTCCGGCAAATCGACGCTTTTGAACATTATCGCCCTGCTCGATCAGCCCTCGTCCGGCCGTTATCTGCTCAACGGCGAACCGGTCACGCAGTTGAGCGACGATCAACTGGCCCGGGTCCGGCGCGAGCACATCGGCTTCGTATTTCAATTTTTTCATCTGATTCCCCGGTTGTCGGCGGCCGAAAACATCGAGATGCCGATGATCCTCGCCGGAATTCCCGCCCGGGAAAGAGCGCAACGGGTCGACAAGGCGCTGCGGGAGGTCAGTCTCGAAGACCGCGCCCGACACCGGCCGGATCAATTGT from Methylosarcina fibrata AML-C10 harbors:
- a CDS encoding CPBP family intramembrane glutamic endopeptidase, which translates into the protein MKKTDKLHFNPSDFFVKACLFEASLILVAILLGWMADIDPFADIYFSESAIAYGMLGTVPLFLMFVALEHVEKESFKKIRRLLLETLGPGLHRYHWTDLFILALIAGISEELLFRGVVQPWLETRWGGLTGLVASNVIFGLVHAVTPLYAVLAGLVGIYLGASLDYEGHRNLLIPIIIHSLYDFLAFVMLMRAYRAGRSSL
- the dcd gene encoding dCTP deaminase — its product is MSIKSDKWIRRMAEQHGMIEPFESGQVRDSGRGRVISFGTSSYGYDVRCSDEFKIFTNINSAIVDPKDFDSNSFIDVKSDVCIIPPNSFALARTVEYFRIPRDVLTICLGKSTYARCGIIVNVTPLEPEWEGHVTLEFSNTTTLPAKIYANEGVAQMLFFGSDEVCEISYKDRGGKYQGQTGVTLPKA
- a CDS encoding ArnT family glycosyltransferase, with product MYRLLPVRLWVFLVWATLIAVSLYTRPLLPVDETRYAAVAWEMWLRNDFLVPHLNGESYSHKPPLLFWLIALSWKLFGVNEISLRLISPLFSLAALYLSARIARVLWPDRSRTAELAPLLLLGSLVWIVYSTLTMFDMMLAFFVVLGIFSLAKLGDTPRSMPYWSLLGMAIGGGLLSKGPVVLLHLLPIALLAPWWLTEKPAGFRWSQWYVRLFFSFALGALIALGWAVPAGYSGGEAYRNAIFLGQTSGRLVESFAHRYPWWWYLQVLPLLLLPWLLAKPLWTGLKKLTLQDRGVRFCAAWIVPVFLAFSLVSGKRIHYLLPLLPAFILLAARAADETAEEKGWERAHRPIVTIYAVLGLVLACLPRLNDKFHWAQDLSSLSPAWGLLLLASAVLLGLSRAATAAQSVFHAAVASAAALILVSCGFFSLKARSFDTTEAARQISRLMAEQKEIAYYGSKYHGQYHFSGRLIRPISVISRYQDLYRWAQGHPDAYIIVDYRETDALPKTIFSYSYPFKNHKIGVMAAKALLENPNLANELHPF
- the mtnC gene encoding acireductone synthase encodes the protein MIKAIVTDIEGTTTSLSFVKEVLFPYARAHLAEFVREHAGDAEVRRQLDEVRREIQARSRDEVTMEQVISQLIEWLDEDKKITPLKILQGMIWEEGYARGAFHGHLYPDAMDNLKAWKARGLELYVYSSGSVQAQKLLFSHTEQGDLTPLFSGYFDTRIGGKKEIESYRKIAGQLDREPDTILFLSDSKEELDAAGAAGFHTICLARGDAPDSQAEHREVRNFDEIRLSL
- a CDS encoding methylthioribulose 1-phosphate dehydratase is translated as MIYSQDFINAATALCEAGRFIDSKGWVPATSGNFSVRLSDGTIAITVSGRHKGRLQLEDIMLISADAVSLDGKRPSAETLLHTSLYKRFPTAQCVLHPHSINAMLVSRIFKDELRLENYELLKALSGITTHETRITVPIFANDQNIPRLAEQVDRYIDRHADCRAYVIAGHGLYTWGESVDAALRHLEALDYMFDCELRLNGVNRL
- a CDS encoding 1,2-dihydroxy-3-keto-5-methylthiopentene dioxygenase encodes the protein MSALTVYAENEPGSGETTTDFSSIRDSLAGIGVQFERWTANGELAPDADQEAVILAYQDAIERLKRQYGFQSVDVVSLNPDHPDKDAFRQKFLAEHVHDDFEVRFFIDGRGLFYLHAGGKVYAVLCEKGDLISVPADTTHWFDMGERPFFKCIRLFTTPEGWIARFTGSEIARSFPTFDQYVNALS
- a CDS encoding YcgL domain-containing protein gives rise to the protein MQCYIYKSSKKQNLYLYIKNKDDFSSVPEALFGSLGKLDLVLELELTPERKLAKEDPEKVIASLNQKGYFLQLPATDVPPPLQLQ
- a CDS encoding ABC transporter ATP-binding protein, whose amino-acid sequence is MIRLENIHRSFRVGEQTVHALNGINLTIAKGEYVSVMGPSGSGKSTLLNIIALLDQPSSGRYLLNGEPVTQLSDDQLARVRREHIGFVFQFFHLIPRLSAAENIEMPMILAGIPARERAQRVDKALREVSLEDRARHRPDQLSGGQLQRVAIARAMVMQPEILLADEPTGNLDSQSGKEIVELLESLNRQGVTLIVITHDQKLGDRAGRQIRIIDGRIVSG
- a CDS encoding efflux RND transporter periplasmic adaptor subunit, with amino-acid sequence MNKKILVAILALAALFLVYYLMMRPKPVAVEVVRIEPGEVKATVSNTRVGTVKACRRALLAPATGGEVARIHVKEGDTVKQNQLLMEVWNKDLKAQLELQEAQIRADEATAEQVCQLKGSAEREARRISLLQQHNQIVSEEQVDTKVTGAKAQRASCRAAQEAVAVSRASRNAVQAAVEKTLVLAPFDGTVAEINVELGEFVTPSPTGIATLPAIDLLDVSCLYVSAPIDEVDAPQIKTGMPACVSLDAFPDKRCSGSVSRIAPYVLEKEKQARTVEVEVKLTDPGELRDLLPGYSADIEILLASKPRALRVPAEAVLEQNKVLVMEEDGLLVERRFTRGLANWSTVEVLSGLQAGDRVVLSVGQEGVHAGAYAVAKNDPA